The nucleotide sequence ACTGGTAATGCCCGTGATCGTGCGTATGGAGTTTGAAGATGGCACAGACTCGATAGCCCGCTTCCCGGCTGAAATCTGGCGCTTCAACGATCAGAGCATTCAGAAGGTCATATCTACCAAAAAGAAGGTAAAACAGTGGACGCTGGACCCCTACCAGGAAATTGCGGACATTGATACGGAGGACAATTCCTTTCCTCCGGTGCCCAAGCCTACCCGCTTCCAGATATACAAGCAGCAGCAGTACCAACGTCCTCTGAACCCCATGCAGGCTGAGCAAAAGCAGACCGGCGCCGCGAAGCTAGGTAGTGGCAGTGGGAATAGGTGACGCTAAAAGGAGTATGAGCTTTCTACGTCCTTAGGGGGTCAAAGGAACCTTTGGATTTGCTGTATAAAAAAGCCCTGTATGATAGATACAGGGCTTTTTGTGGAAATATAACGGGCATGTCCTATTGGGTTATATAGCCGACTTACAGAGTCACTTTGCCATGATCGCCTTCGTCGTCCTGGGTACCTGTAACGAGGGCTTTGGCAATATGGTAGGCTTGCACCATTTTTGAAGAACTGCTGTCCCAGTATTCGGCTTCCCTGATTTTTACTTTTAACACGGTCAGATCGGGATCTTCCAGGCCCTTGGGAAACCAGGCTTTAGCAATCGGGCTCCACAATTCTTCTTTCACGGCGGGGTCGTCCACAAGGGATGCCGTACCTACTACCGATACATAGGACTGGGCGTCGGTATCGGCGTATGCTACGTTCACATTAGGATGCTTCTGCAACTCTTCCGTCTTGTGCGAACTGCGGCTGGTCAGGAACCAAAGACAGCCGTCGGCATCGAGTTTCTGGGTTTGCATCGGGCGGCTGCGGTGATCACCGTCATCTTGCATAGTGGTCAGCATACCTACCTCAATGGAATCAATTATCTCCTGGACCTTAGTCAGTTCGTGGGCCATTTCTTCGGTT is from Salmonirosea aquatica and encodes:
- a CDS encoding pyridoxamine 5'-phosphate oxidase family protein; protein product: MKTEEMAHELTKVQEIIDSIEVGMLTTMQDDGDHRSRPMQTQKLDADGCLWFLTSRSSHKTEELQKHPNVNVAYADTDAQSYVSVVGTASLVDDPAVKEELWSPIAKAWFPKGLEDPDLTVLKVKIREAEYWDSSSSKMVQAYHIAKALVTGTQDDEGDHGKVTL